In one Kitasatospora cineracea genomic region, the following are encoded:
- the frr gene encoding ribosome recycling factor, protein MIDETLLEAEEKMEKAVAVAKDDLAAIRTGRAHPAMFAKIVAEYYGALTPINQLASFSVPEPRMAMVTPFDKTALKAIETAIRDSDLGVNPSNDGSVIRVVLPQLTEERRREYIKQARGKGEDAKVSVRSIRRKAKDAIDKLVKDKEIGEDDGRRGEKELDDLTAKFVAQIDELLKHKEAELLEV, encoded by the coding sequence GTGATCGATGAGACCCTCCTCGAGGCCGAGGAGAAGATGGAGAAGGCCGTCGCCGTCGCCAAGGACGACCTCGCCGCCATCCGCACCGGGCGCGCGCACCCGGCGATGTTCGCCAAGATCGTCGCGGAGTACTACGGTGCCCTGACGCCGATCAACCAGCTGGCCTCGTTCTCCGTGCCGGAGCCGCGGATGGCCATGGTCACCCCGTTCGACAAGACCGCGCTGAAGGCCATCGAGACCGCGATCCGGGACTCGGACCTGGGCGTCAACCCGTCGAACGACGGCTCCGTCATCCGGGTGGTGCTGCCCCAGCTCACCGAGGAGCGCCGCCGCGAGTACATCAAGCAGGCCCGCGGCAAGGGCGAGGACGCCAAGGTCTCGGTCCGCTCGATCCGCCGCAAGGCCAAGGACGCGATCGACAAGCTGGTCAAGGACAAGGAGATCGGCGAGGACGACGGCCGCCGCGGCGAGAAGGAGCTCGACGACCTGACCGCCAAGTTCGTGGCGCAGATCGACGAGCTGCTCAAGCACAAGGAAGCCGAGCTGCTGGAGGTCTGA
- a CDS encoding phosphatidate cytidylyltransferase yields the protein MPPAQETSVAQTDQQPRKPRGGRNLPAAIGVGVGLGAVVAASLFVVKAVFMVVVAAAVAVGIWELTSRLAERKDVRVPQVPLLVGGVGMVVTGYFAGGQWAAAIFAVTGLAMMVARMATPPENYLRDITAGVFTAFYVPFLATFVALILAADDGAWRILLFLVVTICSDTGAYAVGYKFGRTKLAPTISPGKTREGLAGGIGLSMIAGALLMHFLIDGGTWWQGLILGGCAAVTATLGDLAESMIKRDLGIKDMGTLLPGHGGIMDRLDSLLPTAPVVWLLLAAFVGS from the coding sequence ATGCCCCCCGCCCAGGAGACCTCCGTGGCCCAGACCGACCAGCAGCCCCGCAAGCCGCGCGGCGGCCGCAACCTGCCCGCCGCGATAGGCGTGGGCGTCGGACTCGGGGCCGTGGTCGCGGCCTCGCTGTTCGTGGTCAAGGCGGTCTTCATGGTGGTCGTCGCGGCCGCCGTCGCCGTCGGCATCTGGGAGCTCACCAGCCGGCTCGCCGAGCGCAAGGACGTCCGCGTCCCGCAGGTCCCGCTGCTGGTCGGCGGCGTGGGCATGGTCGTCACCGGCTACTTCGCAGGCGGCCAGTGGGCCGCGGCGATCTTCGCGGTGACCGGCCTGGCGATGATGGTGGCCCGGATGGCCACCCCGCCGGAGAACTACCTGCGCGACATAACGGCCGGCGTCTTCACCGCCTTCTACGTGCCGTTCCTGGCCACCTTCGTCGCGCTGATCCTGGCCGCGGACGACGGCGCCTGGCGGATCCTGCTGTTCCTGGTCGTCACGATCTGCTCCGACACCGGCGCGTACGCCGTGGGCTACAAGTTCGGCCGCACCAAGCTGGCGCCGACCATCAGCCCCGGCAAGACCCGCGAGGGCCTGGCCGGCGGCATCGGCCTGTCGATGATCGCCGGCGCGCTGCTGATGCACTTCCTGATCGACGGCGGCACCTGGTGGCAGGGCCTGATCCTGGGCGGCTGCGCGGCGGTCACCGCGACCCTCGGCGACCTCGCCGAGTCGATGATCAAGCGCGACCTCGGGATCAAGGACATGGGCACCCTGCTGCCCGGCCACGGCGGCATCATGGACCGGCTGGACTCCCTGCTGCCCACCGCCCCGGTGGTCTGGCTGCTGCTCGCCGCCTTCGTCGGCAGCTGA